One part of the candidate division WOR-3 bacterium genome encodes these proteins:
- the tdh gene encoding L-threonine 3-dehydrogenase: MWIGRKRLSIPYLDDVFFLGIIKSGDLMAKMKAVVKSKPGHGAELVEMETPSPGPDQVLVKVLATSICGTDLHIYEWNEWAQNRIKNFPQVMGHELCGEIVELGKNVSHLSKGDVISAETHIACGHCYLCQTGNKHICINGKIFGVDINGVFAEYAVVPAANAWKLDKKIPRDYASVMEPLGNAIHTVLAGEITGTTVLVTGCGPIGIMSIAVAKLCGATKIIATEINDYRIQLARKVGADIVLNPKETEVVEKIMETTDGLGVDVVLEMSGSPAAIQQGFNSLRPGGRFSILGIPDKPMQIDLGKDIIFKYATVQGINGRLMFSTWYKTSRFLSSGRLDLEPIITHRFRLEEFEKGMELMRSGNCCKILLYPQQ; this comes from the coding sequence AAAACCAGGACACGGAGCCGAGCTTGTCGAAATGGAGACACCATCACCAGGGCCTGACCAGGTTCTGGTGAAAGTTCTCGCCACCTCAATTTGCGGCACTGATTTACATATATACGAGTGGAACGAATGGGCGCAAAATCGCATTAAAAACTTTCCTCAGGTTATGGGACATGAACTCTGCGGTGAAATCGTTGAGCTGGGTAAAAATGTAAGCCACCTGAGCAAAGGCGACGTAATCTCAGCCGAAACCCATATCGCCTGCGGCCATTGTTATCTCTGCCAAACAGGCAACAAACACATCTGCATCAACGGCAAAATCTTCGGGGTTGATATCAACGGTGTCTTTGCTGAATACGCAGTCGTGCCCGCTGCAAACGCCTGGAAACTGGACAAAAAAATCCCGCGCGACTATGCGTCGGTTATGGAACCACTGGGCAATGCAATCCATACTGTACTGGCTGGAGAGATCACCGGCACCACGGTGCTGGTTACAGGTTGCGGGCCGATCGGCATCATGAGCATCGCCGTGGCAAAACTCTGCGGTGCCACCAAAATCATCGCCACCGAGATAAACGATTACCGTATTCAACTCGCCAGAAAAGTCGGTGCTGATATAGTACTCAATCCAAAAGAGACCGAGGTGGTGGAAAAAATCATGGAGACAACAGACGGTCTCGGCGTCGATGTCGTCCTGGAAATGTCTGGAAGCCCGGCTGCAATTCAGCAGGGCTTTAATTCTTTACGACCCGGAGGAAGATTCTCAATTCTCGGAATTCCGGATAAACCCATGCAAATAGATCTGGGAAAAGATATCATATTCAAGTATGCCACAGTCCAGGGAATCAACGGACGATTGATGTTTTCCACATGGTACAAAACTTCAAGATTTTTAAGCTCCGGCCGTCTCGACCTCGAACCGATAATCACCCATCGTTTTCGACTTGAAGAATTCGAAAAAGGTATGGAATTAATGCGCTCTGGAAATTGCTGTAAGATTCTGTTATATCCGCAGCAATAA
- a CDS encoding 4'-phosphopantetheinyl transferase superfamily protein — translation MMIKGIGIDLINIERFETLKNKKEFLNQILTKNELKICAAGKKKNRCYVLLFTVKEAIFKACRIGLSFGSYWRDIEICNGLSISYTGRFRRIKKIHVSSGCSKRYALSFAIKE, via the coding sequence ATGATGATTAAAGGAATCGGAATCGACCTCATCAATATAGAAAGATTTGAAACACTCAAAAATAAAAAAGAATTTTTAAACCAAATTCTTACGAAAAATGAACTGAAGATCTGTGCCGCTGGGAAAAAGAAAAATCGTTGTTACGTCCTGTTGTTCACTGTTAAAGAAGCGATTTTTAAAGCCTGTCGGATTGGTTTATCTTTCGGTTCGTACTGGCGTGATATAGAAATCTGTAATGGTCTCAGTATATCTTATACTGGACGATTCAGGAGAATCAAAAAAATCCACGTTTCTTCAGGCTGTTCAAAGCGATACGCATTAAGCTTTGCAATAAAAGAATGA